In Electrophorus electricus isolate fEleEle1 chromosome 12, fEleEle1.pri, whole genome shotgun sequence, a single window of DNA contains:
- the samm50 gene encoding sorting and assembly machinery component 50 homolog A: MGTVHARSLDPLPMQGPELGVQADDMDLGEPEHEPQQEVLENKDVVVQHVHIDGLGRTKEDILTYEIADVFQAKNLIDVMKKSHDARQRLLRLGIFRQVEVVIDTSEGEDALPNGLDVTFEVKELRRLTGSYNTMVGNNEGSMVLGLKLPNIFGRAEKLTFQFSYGTKETSYGLSFFKPQAGHFERNFSVNIYKVTGQFPWSSLRETDRGISTEFSFPIWKTNHTVKWEGVWRELSCLARTASFAVREESGHSLKSSLSHAMVIDTRNSAILPKKGALLKVNQELAGYTGGDASFLKEDFEIQVNRRLFWDSVLSASLWGGMLLPIGDKPTSIADRFYLGGPTSVRGFSMYSIGPQSEGDYLGGEAYWAGGIHLYTPLPFRPGRGGFGDLFRTHFFLNAGNLCNLNYGEGPRAHLSRLAECIRWSYGAGIVLRLGNIARLELNYCIPMGVQSGDRICDGVQFGAGIRFL, translated from the exons ATGGGGACTGTGCATGCGAGA AGTTTAGACCCTCTCCCGATGCAAGGGCCTGAGTTGGGGGTGCAGGCAGATGACATGGATCTGGGAGAACCAGAGCATGAGCCTCAACAGGAAGTTCTTGAAAACAAAGAT GTTGTGGTCCAGCACGTGCATATAGATGGCCTTGGAAGGACTAAGGAGGATATCTTAACATATGAAATTGCAGATGTTTTCCAGGCTAAGAACCTGATTGAT GTGATGAAAAAATCCCATGATGCCAGACAGAGATTGCTGCGTCTGGGAATTTTCAGACAAGTGGAAGTCGTCATCGATACTTCAGAAG GTGAGGATGCACTGCCCAATGGACTGGACGTGACATTCGAGGTGAAAGAGCTTAGGAGACTGACAGGAAGCTACAACACTATGGTGGGAAATAATGAGGGTAGCATG GTACTGGGTTTAAAACTGCCCAATATTTTTGGCCGTGCTGAGAAGCTCACCTTCCAGTTCTCATATGGTACAAAAGAAACGTCCTACGGCCTCTCCTTCTTCAAGCCCCAGGCTGGTCACTTCGAGCGCAA CTTCTCTGTCAACATCTACAAAGTCACGGGGCAGTTCCCTTGGAGTTCACTGAGGGAGACTGACAGAGGGATCTCCACTGAGTTCAGC TTCCCCATCTGGAAGACGAACCATACAGTAAAGTGGGAGGGCGTGTGGAGGGAGCTGAGCTGCCTGGCGCGTACCGCCTCCTTCGCTGTCAGAGAGGAAAGCGGCCATTCACTTAAATCCTCCCTCTCG CATGCAATGGTTATTGACACACGCAATTCTGCAATCCTCCCTAAGAAAGGTGCCTTACTAAAAGTCAACCAG GAGCTGGCAGGCTATACAGGTGGAGATGCCAGCTTCCTGAAGGAGGACTTTGAGATTCAGGTCAATAGGCGCCTCTTCTGGGACTCT GTCCTTTCTGCCTCGCTGTGGGGGGGCATGCTGCTGCCCATTGGAGACAAACCCACATCCATTGCGGACAG GTTTTATCTTGGAGGCCCCACCAGTGTGAGGGGGTTCAGCATGTACAGTATTGGACCTCAGAGTGAAG GCGACTACCTGGGTGGGGAGGCATACTGGGCTGGTGGGATCCACCTTTACACCCCACTGCCCTTCAGGCCGGGCCGGGGGGGCTTTGGGGACCTCTTCAGGACACACTTCTTTCTCAATGCCGGAAACTTGTGCAACCTCAACTATG GCGAGGGGCCGAGGGCTCACCTGAGCAGGCTGGCGGAGTGCATTCGCTGGTCATATGGTGCAGGCATAGTACTGCGCTTGGGAAACATTGCTCGGCTTGAGCTCAACTATTGCATTCCCATGGGCGTCCAGAGTGGAGACAG GATATGTGATGGAGTGCAGTTTGGAGCAGGCATTCGCTTTCTGTAA